In one Spirosoma rigui genomic region, the following are encoded:
- a CDS encoding M16 family metallopeptidase has translation MIHYDQFVLDNGLKVFVHEDNSTPIAAVNILYNVGSRDEDPSRTGFAHLFEHLMFGGSKNIPSYDEPLQKVGGENNAFTSPDITNYYITLPAANLETAFWLESDRMLSLSFDPQVLDVQQKVVIEEFKQRYLNQPYGDVWLKLRPLVYKEHPYRWATIGKDISHIENATLDDVRHFFYKYYLPNNAVLVVAGNVTTEQVKQLCAKWFAPIPAGEQYIRNVPVEPVQTAARKLEVSAKVPLNGLYKAYHMPGRFDPGYQTADLLSDMLGRSKSSRLYQQLLRDTPLFSNIGAYLTASDDPGLLIVQGTLNEGVSLEEADAAVESVVDDFINQAVSEDELTKVKNQAEATLAFSEVELLNRAMNLAFAANAGDPELVNQEAAQIQAVTPEGVQAMARQVLRRENSSTLYYRREEATA, from the coding sequence ATGATTCACTACGATCAGTTTGTGCTGGACAATGGCCTGAAGGTTTTTGTTCACGAAGATAATTCCACACCCATCGCGGCTGTCAATATCCTTTACAACGTAGGCTCCCGCGACGAGGACCCCAGCCGGACGGGATTTGCCCACCTGTTCGAACACCTGATGTTTGGCGGGTCGAAAAACATACCGAGTTACGACGAGCCTCTGCAAAAAGTGGGCGGGGAGAACAACGCGTTTACCAGCCCCGACATCACCAATTACTACATTACTCTGCCAGCGGCAAACCTGGAAACGGCTTTCTGGCTCGAATCGGACCGGATGCTGAGCCTTTCCTTCGACCCGCAGGTGCTCGATGTGCAGCAGAAAGTGGTCATCGAAGAGTTCAAGCAGCGTTACCTCAACCAGCCTTACGGTGATGTGTGGCTCAAACTACGGCCACTCGTTTATAAGGAGCACCCCTATCGCTGGGCAACGATCGGCAAGGACATCAGCCACATCGAAAACGCCACGCTCGACGATGTGCGGCATTTTTTTTATAAATATTACCTCCCCAACAATGCCGTTCTGGTCGTGGCTGGAAACGTAACGACGGAGCAGGTGAAGCAACTGTGCGCTAAATGGTTCGCGCCTATCCCCGCCGGTGAGCAGTACATCCGGAACGTACCGGTGGAGCCCGTCCAGACCGCAGCCCGCAAGCTGGAGGTGTCGGCCAAAGTGCCGCTCAACGGCCTCTACAAAGCCTACCACATGCCCGGTCGTTTTGACCCGGGCTACCAGACGGCCGATTTGCTGAGCGATATGCTGGGACGTAGTAAATCATCGCGGCTGTACCAGCAGCTACTGCGCGATACCCCCCTATTCAGTAACATAGGCGCTTACCTGACCGCGTCCGACGATCCGGGTCTACTGATCGTGCAGGGTACGCTGAATGAAGGCGTTTCACTCGAAGAAGCCGATGCCGCGGTGGAATCGGTCGTTGACGATTTTATCAACCAGGCTGTTTCGGAAGACGAGCTGACGAAGGTAAAGAACCAGGCCGAAGCAACGCTGGCATTCTCGGAAGTCGAGCTGCTGAACCGGGCCATGAACCTGGCCTTTGCCGCCAACGCGGGCGATCCCGAACTCGTTAATCAGGAAGCCGCCCAGATTCAGGCCGTTACGCCAGAGGGCGTGCAGGCCATGGCCCGGCAGGTGCTGCGCAGGGAAAACAGCTCGACGCTGTACTACCGACGCGAAGAAGCGACCGCTTAG
- the ispF gene encoding 2-C-methyl-D-erythritol 2,4-cyclodiphosphate synthase, with amino-acid sequence MKIRVGQGYDVHKLVEGHPFWLGGIQIPHTHGAFGHSDADVVCHVLCDALLGAANMRNIGYHFSDKDPRWKGVDSKVLLAEVLRMVRAAGYEVSNVDVTVVLQEPKLNPHIPAMKACLAGVMAIPEEDISIKATTSEHLGFVGRQEGIAAHCVALIIKD; translated from the coding sequence ATGAAAATCCGCGTAGGACAAGGGTACGACGTGCATAAACTGGTAGAAGGTCACCCCTTCTGGCTGGGCGGCATTCAGATTCCACACACCCACGGTGCCTTCGGCCACTCCGACGCCGATGTTGTTTGCCACGTTCTCTGCGATGCGCTGCTGGGAGCCGCCAACATGCGCAATATAGGGTACCACTTTTCGGATAAAGACCCGCGCTGGAAGGGTGTCGACAGCAAAGTGCTGCTCGCCGAAGTACTGCGAATGGTCCGGGCTGCCGGCTACGAAGTCTCAAACGTCGACGTAACGGTGGTGTTGCAGGAGCCAAAGCTAAACCCCCACATACCAGCCATGAAAGCGTGTCTGGCGGGCGTTATGGCTATTCCCGAAGAGGACATATCCATTAAAGCCACCACTTCCGAACACCTCGGCTTTGTGGGTCGGCAGGAAGGCATTGCCGCTCATTGCGTTGCGTTGATTATAAAAGACTAG